In one window of Deinococcus sonorensis KR-87 DNA:
- a CDS encoding nucleotidyltransferase domain-containing protein, with protein sequence MSPSFPSPLLERLLAEIRHAPVRAVAISGSYARGNADAYSDLDLVCYVPQSEPTSEWLGYRDGLLVSIDRQHVEARIQDLTHPESAVRAVMPLRRLHALYDPEGVVVRLQRAAQDFQWSQVALQGQAFAAEVVTHQAEVIHKLLGGLARGDAARTWSATTEVVNAMMVAMAVWRGVLADSGNTYAAQVWEAMGPTSAWSRLHRKAAGIEDLSSLRQRGETTLTLYTLTAQEVEAALSEEAVNVVTEVRHRIEAAGYTSSSAQD encoded by the coding sequence ATGTCCCCTTCCTTCCCTTCCCCTCTGCTTGAACGTCTCCTCGCTGAGATACGTCACGCACCCGTTCGAGCGGTCGCAATCTCTGGCAGTTACGCCCGTGGAAACGCGGATGCGTACAGTGATCTTGATCTGGTGTGTTACGTACCGCAGAGCGAACCGACCAGCGAGTGGCTCGGCTATCGTGACGGCCTGCTCGTCAGCATTGATCGTCAGCACGTTGAAGCCCGCATACAGGACCTCACGCATCCGGAAAGCGCGGTGCGGGCGGTCATGCCGTTGCGTCGCCTCCATGCCCTGTATGACCCTGAAGGCGTGGTCGTGCGCCTGCAACGCGCTGCGCAGGACTTTCAATGGTCTCAGGTCGCTCTTCAAGGCCAAGCGTTCGCTGCAGAAGTGGTGACGCACCAAGCCGAAGTTATTCACAAACTGCTGGGCGGTTTGGCCCGTGGTGACGCGGCCCGGACTTGGTCAGCGACGACAGAAGTGGTGAACGCAATGATGGTGGCGATGGCCGTCTGGCGGGGGGTGCTTGCGGACAGTGGCAATACCTATGCAGCTCAGGTCTGGGAAGCGATGGGACCAACCTCTGCTTGGAGTCGATTGCATCGCAAAGCCGCCGGCATTGAGGACCTGAGTAGCCTCCGACAACGTGGGGAAACCACACTCACGCTGTACACGTTGACCGCGCAGGAAGTGGAGGCTGCACTTTCTGAAGAGGCAGTCAACGTGGTGACTGAGGTGCGCCACCGGATCGAAGCGGCTGGGTACACGTCCAGCAGCGCTCAAGACTGA
- a CDS encoding GNAT family N-acetyltransferase, with protein MTQHPTELTGIRSIHLHELDSFVELLTTHPEHAAGLRQHLLTLFARGDSQPEWCVVAEQDGHFIAGIACRMILALTPSVRIVELRLPSTVPLEVSAHLLRFVLGLTAQHGAQQFIRTLEPDGKDSEVQVNVFERLGFPLVRETVRYVWPGGTPTSPPARLTFQPVSEVGMQVLIGAMALSLDGSLDQVMQRKAGEHGDPQRWAESEYRSWMADYQVQPEWWELAYDEHGGLVGFILPGRLGPAEGTVVYLAVLPEFRGAGYGLELLRRGTQTLLRAGLSTILLDTDVLNAPTQRLNEQAGYHRQGTVRRYQGDVWSLLAPNLHNS; from the coding sequence ATGACTCAACATCCCACTGAACTGACCGGCATCCGTTCGATCCATCTGCACGAGCTCGACTCCTTCGTCGAACTCCTGACCACCCATCCAGAACACGCCGCTGGACTCCGACAGCATCTGCTGACCCTCTTTGCGCGGGGTGACAGTCAGCCTGAATGGTGCGTGGTGGCCGAACAGGACGGGCATTTCATCGCTGGAATTGCCTGTCGAATGATCCTGGCCCTGACCCCGTCCGTCCGGATCGTCGAACTTCGGTTGCCCTCCACCGTGCCGCTTGAAGTCAGTGCGCACCTCCTGCGTTTTGTTCTGGGTCTCACCGCTCAGCACGGCGCTCAGCAGTTCATTCGCACCCTAGAGCCGGATGGAAAGGATTCCGAAGTTCAGGTGAACGTGTTTGAGCGGCTCGGTTTCCCCCTCGTTCGGGAAACGGTACGGTACGTCTGGCCTGGGGGGACGCCCACGTCGCCGCCTGCACGCCTGACCTTCCAACCGGTCAGCGAGGTCGGGATGCAGGTCCTGATCGGCGCCATGGCGCTCAGTCTGGACGGTTCCCTCGATCAGGTCATGCAGCGGAAAGCGGGTGAGCACGGCGACCCCCAGCGCTGGGCCGAGTCCGAATATCGCAGCTGGATGGCCGACTACCAGGTTCAGCCCGAGTGGTGGGAGCTGGCCTACGACGAGCACGGTGGGCTTGTCGGGTTCATTCTGCCCGGACGGTTGGGGCCAGCAGAAGGGACCGTGGTGTACCTGGCGGTCCTCCCCGAATTCCGTGGGGCTGGGTACGGACTGGAGCTGCTGCGGCGCGGTACACAAACCCTGTTGAGGGCTGGGCTCTCGACCATTCTTCTGGACACCGACGTGCTGAATGCGCCCACTCAGCGGCTGAATGAGCAGGCAGGCTATCATCGCCAGGGAACCGTCCGGCGATATCAGGGCGACGTATGGTCACTGCTTGCTCCGAACCTACACAACAGTTGA
- a CDS encoding GNAT family N-acetyltransferase, with protein MTTYTFDHATPATLEPYARFMEASANLAALQERLADGRLSYTHLRQMHSDRGLEGVWINGPGPVIVPRVRLELEAAGLHALAEHVMRAAPDKRVILTEGAAPLASAPWAAAGWTRDTHAVIAQTDLTARRWPLDPRVQERPVSDLLSGDLLALYAALVEVGTIGDTGEIDPAIAFAEDVQDEEQRLFVLVEHGTVLGAALLTPAPPGTRGIHLLGIRPDRRGAGLGRALHAHLLAVAAQTHQRHGGTTEWDNHAMRRIFERNGAVLREQQQFIRGV; from the coding sequence TTGACCACGTACACCTTTGACCATGCGACGCCAGCCACCCTGGAGCCCTACGCCCGCTTCATGGAGGCGTCCGCGAACCTGGCCGCCCTGCAGGAGCGCCTGGCGGATGGCCGGCTAAGCTACACGCACCTGCGCCAGATGCACTCGGACCGCGGGCTGGAAGGCGTCTGGATCAACGGCCCCGGCCCGGTCATCGTCCCCCGGGTTCGCCTGGAGCTGGAGGCGGCCGGCCTGCACGCGCTGGCTGAGCACGTGATGCGCGCCGCCCCGGACAAACGCGTGATCCTCACCGAGGGCGCGGCCCCGCTCGCGTCAGCCCCGTGGGCGGCGGCCGGCTGGACCCGGGACACGCACGCGGTCATCGCCCAGACCGACCTGACCGCCCGGCGCTGGCCGCTGGATCCGCGGGTGCAGGAGCGCCCGGTCTCCGACCTGCTCAGCGGGGACCTGCTGGCACTGTACGCGGCCCTGGTGGAGGTGGGGACTATCGGCGACACCGGGGAGATCGACCCAGCCATTGCCTTTGCGGAGGACGTGCAGGACGAAGAGCAGCGCCTGTTCGTGCTGGTGGAACACGGGACGGTGCTGGGCGCGGCCCTGCTGACCCCGGCCCCGCCCGGCACGCGCGGCATTCACCTGCTGGGGATCCGTCCAGATCGCCGGGGCGCCGGTCTGGGCCGCGCGCTGCACGCGCACCTGCTGGCGGTCGCCGCCCAGACGCACCAGCGACATGGCGGAACCACCGAGTGGGACAACCATGCCATGCGGCGCATCTTCGAACGGAACGGCGCGGTGCTGCGCGAGCAACAGCAGTTCATCCGGGGCGTTTGA
- a CDS encoding aminoglycoside N(3)-acetyltransferase has translation MSSTVTRETLIRDLQSLGVHPGLTLMVHASLRRLGPVEGGADAALDALFSVVGPTGTVLMLLAADDRVPFDSLASPADPDVGVLAERFRTRAGTRVNDHAAARFGASGPGASGLLEPAPLHDYYGPGSVLERFVDADGQVLRLGADPDTVTLTHWAEYRADIPGKRRARRRYVHAELGEQWIEGLDDTDGIREWSGGDYFPQILLDFLAQGHARTGTVGHCTAELFSARAFTRYATGWIETHLAAP, from the coding sequence ATGAGCTCAACCGTCACACGTGAGACGCTGATCCGCGATCTGCAGTCGCTCGGGGTGCACCCGGGTTTGACCCTGATGGTGCATGCGAGCCTCCGCCGGCTCGGGCCGGTGGAGGGCGGTGCGGACGCCGCGCTCGACGCCTTGTTCTCGGTGGTGGGCCCGACCGGGACCGTGCTGATGCTCCTGGCCGCCGATGACCGCGTTCCGTTCGACTCGCTCGCCAGTCCGGCCGACCCGGACGTGGGCGTGCTCGCCGAGCGCTTTCGCACGCGGGCGGGCACGCGGGTGAACGATCACGCGGCGGCGCGTTTCGGGGCCAGCGGCCCGGGAGCGTCCGGGTTGCTGGAGCCCGCCCCGCTGCATGACTACTACGGGCCCGGGTCGGTGCTCGAACGCTTTGTCGACGCGGACGGTCAGGTGCTGCGCCTGGGGGCGGACCCCGATACCGTCACGCTGACCCACTGGGCGGAGTACCGGGCGGACATCCCAGGCAAGCGCCGCGCGCGGCGCCGGTATGTCCACGCGGAGCTCGGCGAGCAGTGGATCGAGGGTCTGGACGATACCGATGGGATCCGGGAGTGGAGCGGGGGCGACTACTTTCCGCAGATCCTGCTGGACTTCCTGGCGCAAGGCCACGCCCGGACAGGCACGGTCGGCCACTGCACCGCGGAGCTGTTCTCTGCCCGGGCGTTCACCCGGTACGCGACCGGGTGGATCGAAACCCACCTGGCCGCACCCTGA